CACTTTCACGTCGTGCTGAGGACTCGGCCGGATGTGGTGGCGGGATGGTCCGACGAAGAAGTCGCTCGGCGGTGGTGGCAGTTGTTTCCTCTGCGACGCAATCAGGACGGATCGGCGGCGGAACCGGCCGAGACGGATCTCAATGCGATCATCAATGACGCCGCGACGCTCGAAGAACGCCGCAAGCGGCTGTCGAGCGTGTCGTGGTTCATGCGGTGCATGTCGGAAGTGATTGCCCGCATGGCCAACGCCGAAGACGAATGCACGGGCCGGTTCTGGGAAGGCCGCTTCAAGGCTCAGGTGCTGCCCGATGAAGAAGCCATTGCCGCGTGCATGGTCTATGTCGACCTGAACCCCGTGCGAGCCGGTCTGGCGGAGACTCCGGAAGACAGCGAGTTTACCAGCGTTCAGGAACGCGTGGCCGATCTGAAATCGGCGGAGCAGATTTCAGACGACAGCGTTCAGTTATCAGAGCACGGCGCGAAGTCGGCAGCCGAACAGGCCCCCTCATCCGCCCTTCGGGCACCTTCTCCCCCGCAGGGGCGAAGGGACACGGTGGACGCCCGCGTCGAACACGGCCCACGAGCCGGCTGGCTGGCTCCGGTGGAATTGGATCCAAAGCGAAAGAAGGTCCGCGAAGAATCCAACCCTCGCCGAGCCACCAACAAAGGCTGCCTGCCGATGACTCTGGCCGAATACCTGCAACTCGTCGACTGGACCGGCCGCCAGCTTCATCCCGGAAAACGCGGCGTGATTTCGGAGAACGCTCCGCCGGTTCTGGAGCGGCTGGGAACGTCCGAGGAACTCTGGCTGCATACGGTGAAAAAATTCGGAAGAACCAGAGCTGTGACAACGATGCGGTCCGGAGACAACGTGACTGCGGTGGGTTCGAATCGAAAAAGGTCCGTGAAGCTTGCATCCCCTGCGTGAGCGGCGAACATCCGGCTTGATGCCGCACGTCCCGTGCCTTCATCCTCCGGCACCGCCACGGCGACACATGCTTCACCGTGCAAAGCCACGTCCATGGAACGCTCGCCAGACCTTCCCGATCCGCTCGTGCAGATTGTCGGCCCGACCGACAACTGGATTCTGCAGAAACTGTCGTCCGTGCTGGTCGGCAAGCTGCCGTATTCGAAGTTTGCCGCATGGCGTCCGGATCGCCAGGGCCGTCTGGCTTACTATGTGAACTATGCACTCTATGAGCGGCCAAGCGGGCTTATCGATGTCGGCTTCTTCACTCACCGAGACGACACTCACGACTTTCTGGAACGCGCCCGGAGCATTCACTGCTGCGTCTGCATGGCGAGTGTCTACGCCGACTGGCTGAAAGACCGGACGCCGCGCGAGGTCGCTCACATTCGGATGGGCTTCGATGCTTACCGCTACCGGCCGAGTCTGGTGCTGGGCGTCATCGGCCGGCTCGATCATCCGCGGAAGGGCCGGCACCTCGTCGAACGCATCCGGCAACTGCCATTCATCGAACTGGTCGCCACAGAAGGCATGCTGCCTCAGGAGTCACTGCGGGAACTCTATCAGCGTGTGGACTACGTCCTGATCCCCGCCACGGTCGAAGGCGGCCCGCTGAGCC
This sequence is a window from Planctomycetaceae bacterium. Protein-coding genes within it:
- a CDS encoding glycosyltransferase, producing MERSPDLPDPLVQIVGPTDNWILQKLSSVLVGKLPYSKFAAWRPDRQGRLAYYVNYALYERPSGLIDVGFFTHRDDTHDFLERARSIHCCVCMASVYADWLKDRTPREVAHIRMGFDAYRYRPSLVLGVIGRLDHPRKGRHLVERIRQLPFIELVATEGMLPQESLRELYQRVDYVLIPATVEGGPLSLLEGLAMGKPVIAPEGVGAVPELCPTERILLYPAGDAEALTQLVTDCYRKKLQHAAVVADRSWDHWAEDHHALFVRLLKNNGITMPPPGPGFRFGMMRELDLSSDKGISPSQDLTDLESAIDRAAAYLYYDMTEPARAILKLAAKRYPQVDRLIATLPQT